A window of Daucus carota subsp. sativus chromosome 2, DH1 v3.0, whole genome shotgun sequence genomic DNA:
GATACGAAGATGTAAAATGCCAAAACTGAAACACAGGTTGTCAGCTGGCGATGGAAAATGTAAATTTGTCAACATCCACTACATCTCAAAGTAATATTTCTATGGGCTGTAGCTGTACCTGCCTTCCAATGTCATATACTACGTTTTTTCTTTCCTCGCTCAACAGTCTGTTCTTTGGATGTTTCAGAACAGCTGATTACTACTGCTTTCAAGATCTGATGAAAATTATTATcatttggtcaactgttcaaTAATTTTCTTTTCACAGAATTCCAATTTACTATTTCATTGTGGCATTGAAGTCCAAAGTGATCATATTTCTTTTGTCGGATCAGATGGACTAATTAGATATTGTACCGATAAATAGAAAAACTCTACTCACAAGTTATGTTTCTTCAACATAACTGATAAAGAGAACTCCTATATTTACAAGACTAGCATTTGTATGAAACCCATAAGAGATTACATGCTTGTCACCATGTTCAAGTCTTCACcgaatgaataaaaataattgtgtatatcaattaattattacAAGGTGGATAGTCGGCGTCAGCTATTACAGGCACGAtctttacataaaataaaactCAGAGCTTTACAAGTAGTCGCTAGAAGATTCCAACATGTATGCAATGTATTAATGAATGTATAAACACACACCACCAGTGTCAAAATCCAGCATGTTTTGGTTGTCATGTCATTTTCTCCTCAAACATGTTATGCACATTCACATTCACGCTGAGTAGAGTTTAACTAATTGCTAAACTAAAAAACACTTAGTTTAGAAACTCTACTTAACCTCTTCCCCAAAACACTTCATCTTACTATACTACTCATCTAACCCATATTGGTGATTATATAGTAATTTTGGTGGTTGGATTTCAACTTTTACCTTCAATATATGCTTCATAGTTCTAGAAAGCGAAATTTGCTTAGGAATTTCTGATGCATATCAATTAAAACAAATCCGTATAATGTAATGTGCATCACCGATAAAAATTAATGTGAAATCAAACATGTCTCTGATGCTCATCATCTCTGCAAATGAAGTATCAGACCACTGTgcataaactatttttatctgATTATTGTGTTATTTACCAATATTTTGATCCAGTACTCTTTTTTCTCTTTATATGAATCGGATATTGATGTAATACTAGGATGACAGTGCACACATGTAATGGAATGAAAGGATTTTAGTTTAATGAATATACTGTGATTTACATCATCAAATTGGCGTAATGGAAATGCCTTTAATTAGTACTAGTACTATTCATCTGCCAAATATTTACCGAAGCAGTGATATTAGCTTCAGTAGCATTGTTAAACAAGAAAATCTTGGCATCATCGGAGAAAGCTTTTGTTGGATACACCCTGGAGGTGATACAAGTCCTTCCTCCCTGAGAAAAGCTCTCCACAATAGAATGATCCACCTGGgaataaatatcaattttatcTGAGTTAATACCCTATATTTGTGTAATTCTACAATCAAACGAAAGTAAACATATTCAGTTTATCTGATTCGGAAGCAGTGACATAGAATTAGATACTTCATCTGTATAAACTgataacttttgattttttgttCAGTTCTGATTCTTTTTGTCTAGTTTTGTCTAGAAAATGATAGAACTATATATCtacttgtgtgtgtgtattttcaTGTCCCCGGATAATAAAGAACTTACCAGTATCCTGACTGTCACTTTTTCACCTTCGAGTACTGGAACTGTGCTGCCATATATTTCCTTGTCGACATCGTCTGCCTCAGATGACCTGCAAATATAAGCAATGCATTAAGCATTTCGTCGGACTGTATCTTATAATACCAATTGCAAATTTATATGTGCAGAATGAATAATTAAATACAGCTGATGTTAATGTCTTATTACTCGACCCCTTATAAATATGTAAGCAACAATTTAATTAGCGCGCATATCAGAACAAGGAAATAGTAAAACACACACCTTGAATGATCAGCACAGAAGAAGGTCTTGAGATTCCCATCTGACCCTTTAACAATGTAAAAGTATATAGGTGTTTGCTCAGACAAATCTTGGTAAGCAAGAACCAACAAACCAAATGGTCCTAATGCGCCACGTCCAGCAGCTCCTGTACTGTTATTACAAGCATACACCTCATCTGTTTTCTGTGCTCTCTCCAAGCTTTCCTTATCTACCTCAAATTCCGCTACAATGTCTAACTGCAGGACATTCAGGTATATATTATCTATAATATTCTATATGTATGTGCTACACTTTTTATATGCCAAAAACATAAATTGTACAAACCTGACTTGTCAAGCCGATTTCGAGTGGCACAACTGCACCGCTGTTAATCTCCAAATTTTGGAAAACTGAATGATTTGATCTTAGTGTGTCAACCTCTGCAACAGGCCATTGAAGTAAATTGTTACCTGTTGTATTATCCAACATTACCGTCCTTGGAATACCCTGTCAAGCATAGCAACATCAACTCTGGTTACAAAAAGAATATACACCATAAACTAAGACGTAATAATAAAAAAGTATGAAGTATACCTGAACGGAAGCCCAATCCTTTTGAATGTCCGTATTATTACTATCAGTTTCTTTAATCCAACTCCACAATACTCTCCTGTTCTTATTTGTATCATTAAATGTTTTTGAGGCATAATATATCCCATAATCATATCTCAGCCCAATACCAACatctaatgctggatcatctggAACCCATGTACCGTTAACCGGGTCATAAGTACCAATGGCATAATAATCATTTCTATCATCGTCAAGACTAGCCTTCATAACATATTTGACTTCAAGCTCATCAACTGATGTCTTCACCCTATCTTCCCCAGGTTTTGAAACCGGGTACAAGTCTACACATTCCCACATACCTGTACCCTTAACCTCATGTAAAAACCCGTCTACAAgggtaatatttttaaaatcttcgGTATCAAAAACCAAAGAAATGCCTGTTGTGTTTTGCTTTGAGCCAATAATAAAACGCCACTTTCCCTCAGGCGTTAACCAGGCAGTTGTCGGGTCACGAAAGTCCTTGGGACCAATTCCAGGAGGTGGGACTATAATCGGGTTATTAGGGTACTTAACCCATTTAATGAGGAGCGGATCAGATGGATCAGCCGGATATGCTAAATTCTGCACTTGCACTGATTCATTGGTTGATCCGGTGTACAGCATCATAATTCGACCATCAGGGAGTATTGTAGCAGAGCCTGTCCAAACACCATTGGTATCATACCATTGATCAGTGGTCATGGCAACCGGAAGATACTCCCAGTGGATCAAGTCCTTTGAAGCCGCATGGCCCCAAACAATTTTCGGTCCCCATTCTGCCCCATCCGGGTTGTATTGATAGAACAGATGGTACCATCCTTTGTAAAATAAAGGGCCTGCCAATAAACATCCATCTTTAAATTCATTGATTGAATATCACCAAAATTCACAAGTATAGTAGCTCTGTGTTAATAATCAATCTCAGTCCTCTTCATCTAAAAACATAAATTTGTTGGATTCATATCGAATCTACGAATCAATGGACTAGCTAGACACTTTAAATAAGTCTTGAGAGCTTATAATCAAACAAACAATGTTACATTAGACGGCATTATGATATATTGTTGCTGcgaaattataaatatgcatgCAATGTGATTGGAATAATGAATTAAAGAATCGAGATAAGAATATGAATATGAGATGGGAATTGAGCAACTTACCATCAGGATCTGATCAAAGGAATGAAGAGCAGATTCATTGGCGCCGTTGACAGATAGAGAGCAATCATGCGTAAAACAAAGAAATGAAATTAAGCCCAAAATAAATGAGATTTGcgcatatattaatttattttaaagaaattataaggaaaattttaaatttagttaaaaataattatattattctcttataaataaaaatatgtatgtataaataaaatacatcactggcaaaaataaataaataaataaagtacatCACTATTTTGTGTTGATTTAATCAAGAcgtttatattataaatgag
This region includes:
- the LOC108207625 gene encoding acid beta-fructofuranosidase-like; protein product: MTTDQWYDTNGVWTGSATILPDGRIMMLYTGSTNESVQVQNLAYPADPSDPLLIKWVKYPNNPIIVPPPGIGPKDFRDPTTAWLTPEGKWRFIIGSKQNTTGISLVFDTEDFKNITLVDGFLHEVKGTGMWECVDLYPVSKPGEDRVKTSVDELEVKYVMKASLDDDRNDYYAIGTYDPVNGTWVPDDPALDVGIGLRYDYGIYYASKTFNDTNKNRRVLWSWIKETDSNNTDIQKDWASVQGIPRTVMLDNTTGNNLLQWPVAEVDTLRSNHSVFQNLEINSGAVVPLEIGLTSQLDIVAEFEVDKESLERAQKTDEVYACNNSTGAAGRGALGPFGLLVLAYQDLSEQTPIYFYIVKGSDGNLKTFFCADHSRSSEADDVDKEIYGSTVPVLEGEKVTVRILVDHSIVESFSQGGRTCITSRVYPTKAFSDDAKIFLFNNATEANITASVNIWQMNSTSTN